The following are encoded in a window of Rubellicoccus peritrichatus genomic DNA:
- a CDS encoding glycosyltransferase, with the protein MNSAPSRIRIGFWLTSVAMSIACGALYSAITQQFDEPSIGRVFIFAALGVMMTATMLLSPKSDTVRRSILIIWIPAILARMVFIPTAPSDDINRYLWEGKLVSHDVSPYETTADSDSWTSLRDGYWEGMNHKDKLTAYPPVVLFLFTAIGQLWYHPLALKLFFILADLLTLAGIIMILRRRGLSPNYAIFYSLNPIVLVAYAGEAHFDSLMVAPLIWTIWAFEKKRNKLSIALLSFASAIKWVTLPLFPFLIAGALRNKPAKVTETKPEPGASVYQSIVIYAIIPIVILIGPALYFWTTLPQLVQGLLEFGSTRSFNGPIYYLIHNTFQLDRITANLIVGSLWLLIYAWRWIYHKAQSLDAHFCWILGSLIILSPTVHFWYLTWILPFVCLRPTLPWIVLSVTTASYFFVWHNQAHTDHWGLSPWQLQLLWCPFFLSIIYECWSQKLQFLNLKSPNPIEEPTVGIVIPTLNAQTLLPKALKSIARQSVLPDSIIVVDGGSSDQTRSIVETNQIPAKWLEAKAGRGNQIAYGINHLHTDWALVLHADVELDFESIAQLKQATMTHPRMIGGALGQRFSGHVPELLPIEVLNDFRALFTRTAFGDQVQFFRKDITCVKNLMPSQPLMEDVESSWRLRTRGDFVFLNQPCLVSHQKWQSNRWFTRVKLVLNLMFRYRWARRKGETSAAAISEKLYKEYYR; encoded by the coding sequence GTGAATTCAGCACCCTCCCGTATACGCATCGGCTTCTGGTTAACTTCGGTAGCCATGTCGATTGCGTGCGGTGCTCTCTACTCGGCAATCACACAACAATTCGATGAACCAAGCATAGGGCGGGTTTTCATTTTTGCTGCGCTTGGTGTGATGATGACAGCCACAATGCTGCTATCCCCTAAGAGTGATACAGTCAGACGTAGTATTCTCATCATCTGGATTCCGGCTATTCTGGCGCGCATGGTATTCATCCCGACCGCTCCATCTGACGATATCAATCGATACCTTTGGGAGGGAAAACTAGTCAGCCACGATGTTAGTCCTTATGAAACAACCGCGGATAGTGATTCATGGACCAGTCTGCGCGACGGCTATTGGGAAGGCATGAACCATAAAGATAAGCTAACTGCTTATCCTCCAGTTGTTCTGTTTCTTTTTACTGCGATCGGTCAGTTATGGTATCATCCACTCGCACTAAAGTTGTTTTTTATTTTGGCCGATTTACTCACCCTGGCTGGTATCATCATGATCCTCCGCAGACGAGGTCTTTCTCCAAACTACGCTATCTTTTACAGCCTGAACCCAATCGTCCTAGTCGCATATGCTGGCGAAGCTCACTTTGATTCGCTCATGGTTGCACCCTTGATTTGGACGATATGGGCATTTGAGAAAAAGCGTAACAAACTCTCCATTGCATTGCTATCCTTTGCCTCTGCCATCAAGTGGGTGACCTTGCCACTGTTCCCATTTCTCATTGCCGGTGCACTCAGAAATAAACCTGCTAAAGTTACTGAAACAAAGCCTGAGCCCGGTGCTTCGGTATATCAGTCTATTGTCATTTATGCAATCATCCCCATCGTCATTCTGATTGGACCAGCACTCTATTTCTGGACAACCCTTCCGCAACTTGTTCAAGGCTTACTCGAATTCGGGTCGACCCGCAGCTTCAACGGCCCAATTTACTACCTCATACACAATACATTTCAATTAGACAGAATAACGGCCAATCTTATTGTCGGTTCTCTATGGCTATTGATTTATGCATGGCGATGGATTTATCATAAGGCCCAAAGCCTGGATGCACATTTCTGTTGGATTTTAGGAAGTCTCATCATTTTATCGCCAACAGTACATTTCTGGTATTTGACTTGGATTCTACCCTTTGTATGCCTGCGCCCCACTTTACCTTGGATTGTCTTATCAGTAACGACTGCGAGCTATTTCTTTGTCTGGCACAATCAAGCGCATACTGACCATTGGGGGCTCTCCCCCTGGCAGTTGCAACTACTCTGGTGCCCATTCTTTTTGTCAATAATCTACGAATGCTGGAGCCAAAAGCTACAATTCCTTAACTTGAAGTCTCCTAATCCAATCGAAGAGCCCACCGTCGGAATTGTCATTCCAACCCTCAATGCACAGACATTATTACCCAAAGCATTGAAAAGCATTGCGCGACAATCAGTTCTTCCCGACTCGATCATCGTTGTAGATGGTGGTTCCAGTGATCAGACACGATCGATAGTAGAAACCAATCAAATACCCGCCAAATGGCTCGAAGCCAAGGCAGGCCGAGGAAATCAAATTGCGTATGGCATCAATCACCTCCATACCGATTGGGCATTGGTTTTACATGCAGACGTAGAACTCGATTTTGAATCAATTGCCCAATTGAAACAAGCCACTATGACACACCCGCGCATGATAGGTGGAGCCTTGGGGCAGCGCTTTTCGGGCCATGTGCCTGAGTTACTTCCAATTGAAGTATTAAATGATTTCCGAGCGCTCTTCACACGAACAGCATTTGGCGATCAAGTACAGTTTTTTCGTAAAGACATCACTTGTGTCAAGAATCTGATGCCCTCTCAGCCACTCATGGAGGATGTGGAATCCAGTTGGAGACTAAGGACCAGAGGGGATTTTGTTTTCCTCAACCAACCCTGTCTGGTCAGCCATCAAAAATGGCAAAGCAACCGATGGTTCACTCGCGTGAAATTAGTGCTCAACCTCATGTTCCGGTATCGCTGGGCACGAAGAAAAGGAGAGACATCAGCCGCGGCAATCAGTGAAAAACTCTACAAAGAATATTACAGGTGA
- a CDS encoding beta-galactosidase produces MKDKNKHTANRDELILGSAWYPEQWSRSIWEEDMEEMRNLGFNTARLGEFAWGKLEPSEGKYDLTWLEDALDLLYKNGIGAILCTPTAAPPSWLLKKHPEIGYVEADGYKHMHGARQHACYNNDDFRSYSRKITEIIADHFGEHPALIAWQIDNELGSHQQRSMSEASVKRWHQWLEKRYGTIEKLNEAWKTVIWSQTYCDFNDVPPPYQLTYYTHNLSLKLNYRRFMSDMIAEFQKEQIDIIKAYSDAPVTHNSTSHQDEWRLSRHLDFPSADVYTYENTREGIQYRYDLLRNLNPTAKFITMETSAEGFIDNALYREGWISCHSFINYCMGGKGFCFWPWRQQPGGAEIFHEAMLHVSGRHTSGWENAKEAVETKNLLSSVLKDYRPTRAEVALITSDYNARFSFLDRAGGIETNFDYNKRLLECYETLSNLNVWRDVILDEAAFDSYPLLYTPYLPYIRPELLEQLCTMVEDNGSTWVIGPYTGFLDQDNTIPQQAILGDLEERIGFETKNLIAAGELNVEINGLPGTTSQFAAIFEPGLQDEVIGTYTTERFKGQAWGIRRNFGKGKIYIVGSHLDDVSRHHFWKKLLLDEGIKSNAGRNNGLVEIPLTHHQPKNDAVGICNWTHSEKRISLSGKSVLAACQRTNSDNHDLTLPPLTWALVQHSNITQAIDCKDDEHVILNQ; encoded by the coding sequence ATGAAGGATAAGAATAAGCATACGGCGAATCGGGATGAGCTAATTCTGGGCTCTGCATGGTATCCGGAACAATGGTCTCGCTCCATTTGGGAAGAAGACATGGAGGAAATGAGGAACCTCGGCTTTAACACAGCCAGGCTCGGCGAATTTGCCTGGGGAAAACTAGAACCCAGTGAAGGGAAATATGATCTCACATGGCTAGAAGATGCACTTGACCTGCTATATAAAAATGGCATTGGAGCCATCCTGTGTACACCTACTGCTGCACCTCCAAGCTGGCTTCTTAAAAAGCACCCGGAGATAGGTTATGTTGAAGCCGATGGTTATAAGCACATGCATGGTGCTAGACAACATGCATGTTACAATAATGATGATTTCCGCAGTTACTCACGTAAAATCACAGAAATCATAGCTGATCATTTTGGTGAACACCCTGCATTGATTGCATGGCAAATTGATAACGAACTGGGCTCGCATCAGCAACGCTCAATGAGCGAAGCATCAGTGAAGCGATGGCATCAATGGCTTGAAAAACGTTATGGAACTATTGAGAAACTGAATGAGGCGTGGAAAACGGTTATCTGGAGCCAAACCTACTGCGACTTCAATGATGTGCCCCCACCCTATCAATTAACTTACTACACGCATAATCTATCACTGAAACTCAACTACCGTCGGTTCATGTCAGACATGATCGCAGAATTTCAAAAAGAGCAGATAGATATTATCAAAGCTTACAGTGACGCACCAGTAACACACAACAGTACTTCGCATCAGGATGAATGGCGTTTAAGCCGTCATCTGGACTTTCCTTCTGCCGATGTCTACACATACGAGAACACTCGGGAGGGCATTCAATATCGCTACGATTTACTGCGCAACCTTAACCCCACTGCAAAGTTTATCACGATGGAGACATCCGCTGAAGGCTTCATCGATAATGCCCTTTACCGAGAAGGTTGGATTAGCTGCCACTCATTCATAAACTATTGTATGGGGGGCAAAGGTTTTTGCTTCTGGCCCTGGAGACAACAACCCGGAGGTGCTGAAATTTTTCATGAAGCAATGCTCCATGTATCTGGCCGACACACCAGTGGATGGGAGAATGCGAAAGAAGCAGTTGAAACTAAGAATCTCCTGAGTTCCGTACTGAAGGACTATCGTCCCACACGTGCCGAGGTTGCTTTAATCACATCAGACTATAATGCACGCTTTAGCTTTCTGGATCGTGCTGGAGGCATTGAAACTAATTTTGATTACAACAAGCGACTTCTTGAATGCTATGAGACTCTGTCAAATCTGAATGTCTGGCGGGATGTCATCCTAGACGAAGCTGCATTCGATAGTTACCCACTCCTCTATACTCCTTACCTGCCGTACATAAGGCCCGAGTTACTTGAGCAACTCTGTACAATGGTCGAAGACAACGGAAGCACCTGGGTAATCGGGCCTTACACAGGCTTTTTAGATCAGGACAACACAATCCCGCAGCAGGCTATACTCGGCGATCTAGAAGAGCGAATCGGATTCGAAACCAAAAATCTCATCGCCGCAGGTGAGCTCAATGTTGAAATCAACGGCCTCCCAGGAACGACCAGCCAATTCGCCGCTATCTTCGAACCTGGCCTGCAGGATGAAGTCATCGGAACTTATACAACAGAGCGCTTCAAGGGCCAGGCATGGGGAATTCGAAGAAACTTCGGGAAAGGAAAAATCTATATAGTGGGTAGCCATCTAGATGACGTATCACGTCATCATTTTTGGAAGAAACTGCTACTCGACGAAGGAATTAAAAGCAATGCTGGCCGCAACAATGGCTTGGTCGAAATCCCTCTGACTCACCATCAGCCAAAAAATGACGCAGTTGGCATATGTAACTGGACGCATAGCGAAAAGCGTATTTCCCTATCTGGTAAATCCGTATTGGCTGCATGCCAACGGACAAATTCAGACAACCATGATCTGACCTTACCTCCATTAACATGGGCTCTCGTCCAACACTCGAATATCACACAAGCAATTGATTGCAAAGATGATGAGCATGTCATTTTAAATCAGTAA
- a CDS encoding DUF7452 domain-containing protein, with protein MHQLLYIFLPFKPIKASIFALAIASLALESLSASELFVHKVDESNISGHMTRLNQPATNGQPNQLIFVTPRFGTYNPHTVGVWYEDETGQWTIYNEDRTPLPMDAEFNVLSLSPNTHQAFTHTATKDNTVDYYTFISHPLSDYDPDATLLITPNWSESYVPGPLGVWYDGERWSIYRQDKEPLAAGTRFNVLVLKNGNTSIVSNTHTISAETETHKATPDNTRGHITTLNRTSPDDIIFITHNWKDSGPYNNDVPGVWYDGSDWTILNQGRTKLEKDSKFNASVFQIEESQPAKAPQEAVDTRIGWLQLQNQADYEVDFQVSFMLDGKTRGTKTGFIDKGSARNFRIPMRASKIRIIGTGKKGGITHVLVDKTMSKVPNAAYEISQSFGKQDLKETKAIGRE; from the coding sequence ATGCATCAATTGCTTTACATTTTTTTACCATTTAAACCCATAAAAGCCAGTATTTTCGCTCTAGCCATAGCATCACTAGCGCTTGAGTCGCTCAGCGCCAGCGAGTTATTCGTCCATAAAGTGGATGAATCAAATATCAGTGGTCATATGACACGCTTGAATCAGCCAGCAACTAATGGACAGCCCAATCAACTTATTTTCGTAACTCCTCGATTCGGCACCTACAATCCACACACGGTGGGTGTTTGGTATGAAGACGAAACCGGACAATGGACCATATATAACGAAGATCGTACTCCGCTTCCTATGGATGCAGAGTTCAATGTCCTTTCATTGTCTCCCAATACGCACCAGGCATTTACACATACTGCAACCAAAGACAACACTGTCGATTACTACACATTTATAAGCCACCCGCTCAGTGACTATGATCCAGATGCCACTTTGCTCATAACGCCAAATTGGAGTGAATCATACGTTCCTGGTCCACTCGGAGTCTGGTATGACGGTGAACGCTGGTCGATTTATCGTCAGGATAAAGAACCTCTAGCCGCAGGTACGCGCTTCAACGTTCTCGTTCTCAAAAATGGAAACACCTCAATAGTTAGTAATACTCACACAATAAGTGCAGAGACTGAGACTCACAAAGCCACACCTGACAATACACGTGGCCATATTACAACACTCAATCGAACGTCTCCTGATGACATAATATTCATCACACACAATTGGAAAGACTCAGGTCCCTACAACAATGACGTTCCAGGAGTATGGTACGACGGGTCCGACTGGACTATTTTAAATCAAGGAAGAACCAAGCTTGAGAAAGACTCGAAGTTCAACGCATCTGTTTTCCAAATAGAAGAAAGTCAGCCGGCAAAAGCCCCCCAGGAAGCAGTCGATACACGTATAGGGTGGCTTCAGCTTCAGAACCAGGCAGACTACGAAGTGGACTTTCAAGTAAGTTTCATGCTGGACGGCAAAACACGCGGGACTAAAACCGGTTTCATTGATAAAGGCAGTGCTCGTAATTTCCGAATTCCAATGCGTGCAAGTAAAATCCGTATCATTGGAACAGGTAAGAAAGGTGGTATCACTCACGTCCTGGTAGACAAAACAATGTCAAAAGTTCCAAATGCAGCATATGAAATCTCGCAATCTTTTGGCAAACAGGATTTGAAAGAAACTAAAGCAATTGGACGTGAATAG